The following proteins come from a genomic window of Alicyclobacillus dauci:
- a CDS encoding ribosomal-processing cysteine protease Prp: protein MIRFEILQQRESVVGFRVKGHSGYADAGSDIVCAAVSVLVYNAINSCERFAGVMLDVLDEGETLTCRLPKQPTEAVRLLVNSLFYGVEQVAEQYPEFVRIQTLPI, encoded by the coding sequence ATGATCCGATTTGAAATCCTGCAGCAGCGGGAGTCCGTCGTTGGATTTCGCGTCAAGGGACATTCGGGTTATGCCGATGCCGGATCGGATATCGTATGTGCTGCGGTTTCAGTGCTCGTATACAACGCAATTAACAGTTGTGAGCGCTTTGCCGGCGTCATGCTTGATGTTTTGGATGAGGGCGAGACACTGACGTGCCGATTGCCGAAACAACCTACGGAAGCGGTTCGTTTGCTGGTCAACAGTTTATTTTATGGCGTTGAGCAAGTTGCCGAGCAGTATCCGGAGTTCGTTCGAATTCAAACGCTTCCCATTTAG
- the rpmA gene encoding 50S ribosomal protein L27: MLMLNLQRFAHKKGVSSTRNGRDSISKRLGVKEPDGKVVTAGSILVRQRGTKIHPGTNVGIGKDDTLFAKVEGRVSFERFGHDRKRVSVYPVAELVTQ; this comes from the coding sequence ATGTTGATGTTAAACCTGCAACGGTTTGCTCATAAAAAGGGCGTTTCCTCCACACGTAACGGTCGCGACAGCATTTCTAAGCGTCTGGGTGTAAAAGAGCCAGATGGCAAAGTCGTAACGGCTGGTAGCATTTTGGTTCGCCAACGCGGTACCAAAATTCACCCGGGAACAAACGTGGGTATTGGTAAGGACGATACCCTGTTTGCTAAGGTTGAGGGTCGTGTTTCATTCGAGCGTTTTGGTCATGACCGCAAGCGTGTAAGTGTCTACCCAGTAGCTGAACTCGTAACACAATAA
- a CDS encoding M50 family metallopeptidase produces the protein MTVLTRIETTIGSAFGIGRVRVHPLFIALLVGAYFTHLLQTALLLFTFVMLHELGHAFTARFCGYEVEEVSLLPFGGVAKLSYARLGFQPRDEALVAIAGPFVNLLLCILSATLYGMHVIDLTLYQQSMQLNIWIGVFNLLPGLPLDGGRILRAARSRQVGYERATMEAYNLAFALSILLMLTGIVALYTGHPHFGMMLLGLFLFVTAWRGRKDTRAETMRFLDAKRRQDNSVLKMQSLAVRSPTPIRDVVVQFAPDRYHIVYVLGEDGLVLALLEETELLDAVFEGRWLEPVMDLVHEP, from the coding sequence ATGACCGTTTTGACTCGAATCGAAACAACAATAGGCAGTGCCTTTGGTATCGGGCGGGTGCGAGTGCACCCGCTTTTTATAGCACTTCTCGTTGGAGCATACTTTACGCATCTTTTGCAGACTGCCCTTTTGTTGTTCACGTTTGTCATGTTACATGAGTTAGGGCACGCCTTTACCGCACGATTTTGCGGCTATGAGGTAGAGGAAGTCTCGCTCCTGCCGTTCGGTGGGGTAGCGAAGCTGTCATACGCTCGCTTGGGTTTTCAGCCCCGTGATGAGGCCCTGGTGGCGATTGCCGGCCCGTTCGTCAATCTACTACTGTGCATTCTCTCTGCCACTTTATATGGAATGCACGTCATTGACTTAACCTTGTACCAGCAATCGATGCAACTCAATATCTGGATTGGTGTCTTTAATCTCTTGCCTGGTTTGCCGCTTGATGGCGGTCGTATTTTACGCGCTGCGAGATCTCGCCAAGTTGGGTACGAACGTGCGACAATGGAGGCATACAATTTGGCATTTGCACTTTCCATCCTGCTCATGTTAACTGGAATTGTTGCTTTGTACACAGGACACCCGCATTTCGGCATGATGCTACTTGGGTTATTTTTGTTTGTCACAGCCTGGCGTGGACGAAAAGACACACGTGCGGAAACCATGCGCTTTCTGGATGCAAAACGCCGACAGGACAATTCGGTGTTGAAAATGCAGTCGCTCGCCGTTCGGAGTCCAACACCGATACGAGATGTTGTCGTTCAATTTGCACCAGACAGGTATCATATCGTCTACGTGTTAGGAGAAGACGGGCTGGTGTTGGCGCTCCTTGAAGAAACGGAACTGCTCGATGCCGTCTTCGAAGGTCGCTGGTTGGAACCTGTGATGGACTTGGTTCACGAACCATGA
- the rplU gene encoding 50S ribosomal protein L21, translated as MYAIVETGGKQFKVSQGDTIYVEKLAHEVGESISLDKVHMVQDNGTVRVGAPLVEGAKVVAKVVEHGRGKKIIVFKYKSKKNYHKKQGHRQPYTKLVIESIEA; from the coding sequence ATGTACGCAATTGTTGAAACGGGTGGAAAGCAGTTCAAAGTAAGTCAAGGCGATACAATTTATGTCGAAAAGCTGGCACATGAAGTTGGCGAGTCCATTAGCTTGGACAAGGTTCACATGGTTCAAGACAATGGTACTGTTCGCGTAGGTGCTCCCCTTGTCGAAGGCGCTAAGGTTGTTGCTAAAGTCGTAGAACACGGCCGTGGCAAGAAGATCATCGTCTTCAAATACAAGTCGAAGAAGAACTACCACAAGAAGCAGGGTCACCGTCAACCGTACACGAAGCTCGTCATCGAATCCATTGAAGCGTAA
- a CDS encoding Mov34/MPN/PAD-1 family protein — MRFVNVEQKTATAFAFTTWYSTLWTRIAIPSFVSQVMGGMKFHANASLPYECFGFIVRKGGAVYTIPMPITASSNHFYVDPNVLAQTLYGFDHAAVSILSTYHSHPGGTETLTDADLPLTSWSPTHVLIARTITDWTLHVFKWGA; from the coding sequence ATGCGCTTCGTAAACGTGGAGCAAAAGACGGCGACAGCATTCGCATTCACGACATGGTATTCGACTTTGTGGACTAGGATCGCCATTCCGAGTTTTGTCTCGCAAGTGATGGGCGGCATGAAGTTTCATGCAAACGCGTCTCTTCCGTACGAGTGCTTTGGCTTCATCGTGCGGAAGGGCGGGGCAGTTTATACTATCCCCATGCCGATCACGGCGTCCAGCAATCATTTTTACGTTGATCCGAACGTTCTCGCACAAACGTTATACGGCTTCGATCACGCCGCCGTGTCCATCCTGTCAACTTATCACAGCCATCCCGGAGGCACTGAAACTCTGACTGATGCTGACCTGCCTCTCACATCTTGGTCACCCACTCATGTCCTCATCGCACGAACAATCACAGATTGGACCCTCCACGTGTTTAAGTGGGGCGCTTAA
- the obgE gene encoding GTPase ObgE, translating to MFTDHATIYVKGGDGGNGIVSYRREKYVPLGGPAGGDGGRGADVVFVVDEGLRTLIDFRYQRHFKAPQGEHGGTKNRHGAGAEDMLVKVPPGTLVKDRDTGVFLGDLTHHGDKLVVARGGRGGRGNTRFATATNKAPDMAEKGEPGEERWLELELRVLADVGLVGFPSVGKSTLLASVTRARPKVGAYHFTTLTPQLGVVEVPDGRSFVLADLPGLIEGAHEGLGLGHEFLRHVERTKVIVHVIDMAAVDGRDPVQDFHVIENELSTYDEALADRPRIVAANKMDLPDAQEGLEKFRAAFPDLEIFPISGATHQGLDAMLRRLADILDELPDIKATSVEDTDEQTHKVYRLEKVEPFTIRREGNEFIVESEELEKLVKMTNFQQFDAVKRFQRILKQKGIDDALRKRGAKDGDSIRIHDMVFDFVD from the coding sequence ATGTTTACGGATCACGCAACGATTTATGTAAAGGGTGGTGACGGTGGCAACGGCATTGTGTCGTACCGTCGAGAAAAATATGTTCCGCTGGGCGGACCCGCTGGCGGCGACGGTGGTAGAGGTGCCGATGTCGTATTTGTTGTCGATGAAGGCCTCCGGACACTCATCGACTTTCGGTACCAACGTCACTTCAAAGCACCACAGGGAGAGCACGGTGGGACAAAGAACAGGCACGGTGCTGGAGCGGAGGACATGCTGGTAAAAGTGCCACCGGGAACGCTTGTTAAGGATCGGGACACGGGCGTGTTTCTCGGCGATCTTACCCATCACGGCGATAAACTTGTCGTCGCACGCGGAGGTCGCGGAGGTAGGGGGAATACGAGGTTTGCAACGGCAACGAATAAAGCACCAGACATGGCAGAGAAAGGTGAGCCGGGGGAAGAACGATGGCTTGAGCTTGAACTTCGCGTTCTGGCTGATGTAGGTCTCGTTGGCTTTCCGTCGGTAGGCAAATCTACCTTACTAGCGTCTGTTACACGTGCCCGTCCGAAAGTGGGTGCATACCACTTTACGACGCTAACTCCCCAACTCGGTGTCGTTGAAGTACCGGATGGTCGAAGTTTTGTCTTGGCTGACTTGCCTGGACTCATTGAAGGTGCGCACGAAGGACTTGGCCTGGGTCACGAGTTTCTTCGCCACGTGGAGCGAACGAAGGTCATTGTCCACGTCATCGACATGGCTGCTGTTGACGGACGCGATCCGGTGCAAGACTTTCACGTCATTGAAAACGAACTGAGTACGTATGACGAAGCTTTGGCGGATCGTCCGCGAATTGTTGCCGCGAATAAGATGGACCTACCAGACGCACAAGAGGGACTGGAGAAATTTCGGGCGGCGTTTCCTGATCTCGAGATTTTCCCGATTTCAGGTGCCACCCATCAGGGGCTTGATGCAATGCTTCGACGTCTCGCCGACATTCTTGACGAGCTGCCCGACATTAAGGCGACATCTGTTGAAGATACGGATGAACAAACCCATAAGGTGTACCGTTTGGAGAAGGTGGAGCCGTTCACCATCCGTCGTGAAGGGAACGAATTTATCGTCGAAAGTGAAGAACTCGAGAAGTTGGTAAAGATGACGAACTTCCAGCAGTTCGACGCCGTCAAGCGATTTCAGCGAATTCTCAAGCAGAAGGGTATCGACGATGCGCTTCGTAAACGTGGAGCAAAAGACGGCGACAGCATTCGCATTCACGACATGGTATTCGACTTTGTGGACTAG
- a CDS encoding Spo0B domain-containing protein has protein sequence MLDADSTTNEATSFRRHRHDVLNELQLVRGYLQMNQPEKAVRVVDRTAEWLQSLTRWQVSLDGVGEELMWVACMCPNVVLNAIKATEVPSPQILHSMKRWLSDVQVFLAEHGLRLHISVRVDTHIYIRIAENDLPVSYADWENDYLGLQFTAFKDACDG, from the coding sequence ATGTTGGATGCAGACTCTACAACGAACGAAGCTACATCGTTTCGTCGGCATCGGCACGATGTTTTAAATGAACTGCAATTGGTCCGCGGTTATTTACAAATGAATCAACCGGAAAAGGCTGTCCGAGTCGTTGACCGCACCGCTGAATGGCTGCAGTCGTTAACTCGTTGGCAGGTCAGTTTAGATGGAGTTGGCGAAGAACTCATGTGGGTCGCATGTATGTGTCCAAACGTGGTCCTCAACGCCATAAAGGCGACGGAAGTTCCTTCTCCGCAAATCTTGCACAGTATGAAACGCTGGCTGAGCGATGTACAAGTGTTTCTCGCCGAGCATGGATTGCGCTTACACATCTCGGTTCGAGTGGATACACATATTTACATCCGAATTGCGGAGAATGATTTACCTGTTTCCTATGCAGACTGGGAAAATGACTATTTAGGATTGCAATTTACAGCGTTCAAAGACGCCTGTGATGGCTAG